Sequence from the Nasonia vitripennis strain AsymCx chromosome 5, Nvit_psr_1.1, whole genome shotgun sequence genome:
ATGTGTCGCCTGCCGTATCTCGATCTGTAATGACGCTTGCAGAAATGTGCAAGGTATTTCCGCACGGAGGTCAGATCGAGACTCCTCCCCCGCACGCATGCAGTCTAGGCATAATGGGGGTGGGAGGGTGTGGGGAAAGTTTTCTTTCAATTTTGTAACGCACAGCGTCATTGGTCAACGGTTTACTATTGCATGTGCATTGAAGTGTCGCTATACCAATTGCACTAGCTCTTTCGAGTGATTTCGGTCCAACATGAATATCTGAGTGTTAATTTTATTCCCCTTTTCGGGGGTGCAATCAACCTTCGaaaatcgaaatttcaaattccagGATCGCCAACGTGAAGACGGTGCGATAAGTTGGCAGCCATTAATAGAGACGTGATCATAACCTTTTACCGAAAGGAccaaaaggaagaaaaaaaaaacacaaatacGACACGCCAGACTTCTAAACCATATGAGTATCCTTAGATTGTATGAGTGAGTACACGGTAATGTACGGGAACGTCGCAGTTGAACACCGTTATCGCGATAGTCTACTACCTTTGCACTATAAGTGGACAAGAAATGAACGTTAAcattattttagaaaaataatatatatccGACCAGTGCGTAAAAAGACTGTGTGCctataaattttacttgttGATTTTGTGTAAACACTTTATGTTGGAATTTCAGGACAATCGTTGCAAAGGTATTAAAAGTGAATTCATAACCTTAAAGTGATAAATAATGCATTCCCAATACACTATCATTGTTTACAATAAtctatatttacaatattaagATGGacgtagagaaaaaaagagctgaTAAAAGACGACTACAGGAATTAGAAAAGTTTGCCCAGGAATGTTGCGAATCGCaagaaaaacgagaaaaaCATGATTTTGTATCACCAGAGCAAGATCGTACGCCCAGTAGCGATGACATGAAAATTGAACACTATGTGGTTGCTAGCGATTATAATGCTTTCGATGATTTAAGTGAAAGCGAAGAAGAGGTAGTCCCAGATCAACCAGGAATGGAAGAAATTAAGGCAATTAAAGCTTGGGTAATCAACAACAATATTCCGTATCAGAGTGTAGACAAACTGCTGTTCATTCTGAAGAAAAGATTATTGCCACAAATTCCAGAGAATACACAAATGTTATTAAAATGGGATTGTGATAATTTTGACAACGTAGATAATGCGGAAGTGAGTGATAGGCCAATGGGTGAATATCTAACAACATGGATTCAGTTCCACTTTTCAGATAAGAGGCTGCTTCTGAATGAGTTCTCCATATAAAACAAAGATTTGGAGGGTCTGGTTAATAATCAACTATTTGGCAGCAGACTGCATTAAAGCAGTTGTCTGGCCAAAGGAAAATTCATTTCAAGCAGTTACTTTGCTTAAAAGTGAAACAAAGACTAGGATTGATAAATAGTACTCTTCTTAATATGCaattgactttttttttattacaggCATACGAAAAGCTTTGAACAATCCAAATAATGATGTAAGCAATATTGACACCATTAAAATGGAAACTATCGATTGCAAAACAGATTTTGAATTCTTTGTCACAAAATCGCTTACAGCTATTGCCAGGGATGTTGCTGATATTAAAGCTAAACAAGATGCTATTAATGCGAGTATGGGTTTCATTAAATTGAGACAGGATGAGACTGTCTCTTTTCTTCTGGATAAGAAAGCCACAAAGTTGACTAATGCTGTTGTCGACTTTGCTATGAAATATCAGTATTCCTTTCCGATAACCTCATTAGAAAGGTTTTTAGAATTTGATAAAGAATTggaaaataacaaatttttaagatttgatgtggtaagttatttttacttgTTCACTGCTACATTAATTTTCATATTGGTGTCACTTGTGGCTAATTGTAAATCTGAATCTTAGAGTATTCAACTCTGCGATCTCCTGGATCCCGATCTAGTTATAACTAAATCTATGTTAAGGATGGTCAGATACTTTATTTCAAAAGAAGTAGCTGAAAAGTTCACAGCAGTTAGAAGTGCTCGAAATCAGAGCGATGAGAGAACTCATAGATTTATTTCGACTACTCTGTATGGCATTATGTGTGGTAAATATTGCGGTTTTAGATAGATGTCTGACTTTTCTCTACtatatatttatcaatatatcaatttttagGTGTTGTTAAATTCAAAAG
This genomic interval carries:
- the LOC100679382 gene encoding uncharacterized protein LOC100679382 is translated as MDVEKKRADKRRLQELEKFAQECCESQEKREKHDFVSPEQDRTPSSDDMKIEHYVVASDYNAFDDLSESEEEVVPDQPGMEEIKAIKAWVINNNIPYQSVDKLLFILKKRLLPQIPENTQMLLKWDCDNFDNVDNAEVSDRPMGIRKALNNPNNDVSNIDTIKMETIDCKTDFEFFVTKSLTAIARDVADIKAKQDAINASMGFIKLRQDETVSFLLDKKATKLTNAVVDFAMKYQYSFPITSLERFLEFDKELENNKFLRFDVSIQLCDLLDPDLVITKSMLRMVRYFISKEVAEKFTAVRSARNQSDERTHRFISTTLYGIMCGVVKFKRSKKALEVNDKLFLKGISDVFCNVKSWT